GCACCTTTTTTGGTGATCCGCGCCTTGTTGTCGCGAAAATCACAGGCTTCCTGGGTGCAGCCGGGGGTCATGTCCTTGGGGTAGACGAAGATGACCAGCTTCTTTCCGGTGAAATCCTTCTTCTGGTAGGTGTTTCCGTCGTCTCCGACGAGTTTGAATGGCGGCAGCGCTTTGCCTTCCTGCAGCATCCTAAGTTCCTCCAAAGTGGCGCCCCCGTTTGAGCATAGGGGGAGCTGGCCGTTGCCTATAGCACGCGGGCGGCCCCGGCTGAAGTCCGGGCTCCGGGCCGATGCCCCGCCGAGGCCCGCCCGATCGGCAGGAATTTCGGGTAGTTGGGGCTTGACCCAAAGGGGGGCTCAGGATTACCGTTATTCCTATCGGATTACTGGGATTAAGCAGGATTCGATGCAAGCCCCCCGCATTGGGAGCGGGGGATGCGGGTGGTGGTGAAGCGATGACACTCTTTTCTCTGCGTTCGGAATACGCGCTGCGTGCGCTGACCGAGATTGCGCGCTGGCGCGCGGCCGGCCATGGCGAACCCCTCTCCATTGAAGAGATCGCCAAACGTCAGGCCATTCCTCGCAAGTTTCTCGAACAGATTCTCGTGACGCTCAAGCGCGCGGGCCTGGTGCAGTCGCGCCGCGGTCAGGCCGGCGGCTACCTCCTTGAGCAGGAACCCGAGGCCATTCGCCTTCGCGATGTGCTCGGCGCCATCGAGAGTTTGCCCGCCGGCGCGGCCGAGCGCGGCGCCGAACCGGCAACGCCGGTGGCGCGCGCGGTGCGCAAAAGCTTTCAGGAAATCGAAGACGTCTTCTACGACGCGCTCGCCGAGCGCACCGTGGCCGACCTGATGGAGCTCTCGAAGACCGAGCGCTCCCAGCCGATGTATCACATCTGAGTTGCCGGGCAGGAAACCAAATCCGTGAGCACCTCCGACAATAACGCGCCGGCATTCGATGCCGAAAACCCGGGCCACTGGAAGCTCGAGTTGCTGCTTTCGGGCCTGAGCATTCCCGCCGACCTGGCCGAGGAATTCGAGATGGCCACCGGCGTGCCGGTCACCCAGCGCCTGCTGCTCGAACTCCCGCGCGATGTGCTGTGCCTGGCCTATACCCATGTCGAGTCCGCCGACGATCCCGCCTCGCCTTTCCGCGTGCAGCTCGTTGCGTCCGATGAAGGCTGGCGCCTCCGCCGCGGCGAGCTGGAAACACCCGTCACCGTGCGGCCTCCCATCGAAACGGAAATGTGGGGCCGCGTGATTCGCATCGACGACTATGTGATCTGCGATCTGTCCGACCGCGAATGGGGCGGGCGTTTTCGCAGCCACTACGGGCTGCGCCTGGAACACACCCAGTCGGCGCCGCGCACTGCCGATCCGTTGCTCGATGCCATCGAGTCCGTCGCTCGTCGTCGCACGCTTCGCGGCGTGCATGTGATCGCCTACGAAGATCCCTCCCTGCCGGACGCGAAGATGCCGCTGGTGCGACTGGCACCGACCTTTCATGCGATCCACCGCAACTTCGCCTGCGCGCTCACCTTCGAGGGCTATCCCCCCGACGGGGTCGCGGCGATCGAAACCGCCTACGCCGGCGGCGCCGACCAGCTCGCCTTCCACTTCGGCGGCGATCCCTGGCGCAGCGAAGACGAGAAGGAACACCTGCCCGCGCGTCGCTACGAAAACGCGCTGCATGCCGCGCGCGAAGTATTCGAGAGCGGGGCATTGAAGAGCGCGCTGTTCTTCAGCGCTTCGGGCGCCGACGGCGGCACCGCGAGTGAAGCAAAGAAACTGCTCGAAAGCGGCGTGGTGCCGCTGCTGTGGGCGGGCAAGCCCTGGCCCGCGCGCGATGCCGGCGAGCATGGCTGGCAGGCCGCTGCCGCGCTGCTGCGCGAGGTTGCGCTCGGCTTCGAGGGCGCGAAGGTGAACCTCGCCCGCGTAAAGGACCGCACGCTGCAGATTCCGCCTTCGGAACTGCGGTTCTTCCATCCCAAACAGAAAGCCATCATTGCCGGCCTCCAGGGCGCGGCGAACACCGGGTGGGGACGCGCGGCGCAGCGCAATCTTTCGGCACTGCGCCGTCACCTGCGTGTGCGCGGCAGCGGCATCATCACCGGAGAGGACGAGTAAACTTCTCCGATGGACTCTCGACCCACAAATACGCGGCCGAGCTTTGACCGCCGCCCGCTGGCGCTGGTTCTGCTGGAGCGCAATTGGCGCTGGGTCGTCTACGCCGCACTGGCGATGCTGCTGGTCAACTCGACGGGCGATCCCTGGGCGCAGGGGCTCGACCCCAAGGCCCAGCGCGCGCTCGCCATTTTCGTTGTCTGCATCGTGCTGTGGGTGTTCAACCTGCTGCCGCTGATGATCACGTCGATCCTGGCGCTGGTGCTCCCTCCCATCATGGACGTGATGCCCGCGCAGGAGGCCTACTCGCTCTTCGGCAACAAGGTGATCTTCTTCCTGCTTGGCGCCTTCATTCTGGCAGCCGCGCTCTCGCGTTCGGGGCTTGCCGAGCGCATCACCCTTACGGCACTTCGCCTCTCGGGCGGCTCGCCCCGGCGGCTCTCCATCGGGATCTACGTGACCGGCGCGGTGCTGAGCACCGTGATGAGCGAGCACGCAGTGGCCGCCCTGCTCTTCCCCATCGTGCTGGAGCTTTGCCGCGTGATGGAGCTCGAACCGCGGCGCTCCAGCCTGGGGCGCCTGCTCTTTTTGAGCATGGCCTGGGGCTGCATCTCCGGCGGCGTGATTACATTGCTCGGCGGCGCGCGCGGACCGCTGGCGCTGGGAATCCTGTTCCAGACCACCGGCACCTCCATCGGATTTTTCGAGTGGGTGCTCGACCTGCTGCCTGCCTCGCTGCTCACCCTTGGAGCGGGATACGGGCTTCTGGCACTGTTCTTTCCTATCGAAAAGACACAGGCCGCCCCCGCCGAGGAATTCCTGCGAAAGCGCGAGCGCAAGCTCGGCC
This is a stretch of genomic DNA from Chrysiogenia bacterium. It encodes these proteins:
- a CDS encoding Rrf2 family transcriptional regulator, whose translation is MTLFSLRSEYALRALTEIARWRAAGHGEPLSIEEIAKRQAIPRKFLEQILVTLKRAGLVQSRRGQAGGYLLEQEPEAIRLRDVLGAIESLPAGAAERGAEPATPVARAVRKSFQEIEDVFYDALAERTVADLMELSKTERSQPMYHI
- a CDS encoding DASS family sodium-coupled anion symporter, whose protein sequence is MDSRPTNTRPSFDRRPLALVLLERNWRWVVYAALAMLLVNSTGDPWAQGLDPKAQRALAIFVVCIVLWVFNLLPLMITSILALVLPPIMDVMPAQEAYSLFGNKVIFFLLGAFILAAALSRSGLAERITLTALRLSGGSPRRLSIGIYVTGAVLSTVMSEHAVAALLFPIVLELCRVMELEPRRSSLGRLLFLSMAWGCISGGVITLLGGARGPLALGILFQTTGTSIGFFEWVLDLLPASLLTLGAGYGLLALFFPIEKTQAAPAEEFLRKRERKLGRLSVRELAVGAIMAATIYSWVMFEHVLGLAEVSLLAVVALFALRLINWREVEESVNWGVVLMYGGAVALGFTLSKSGAAHWLAESLLQGSSPSPFALIALLAVLTIFLTEAVSNAAVVSVLMPLGLALAEPLSVDPKAVTYAIAYVSGLPHVLPMGTPALALAFSSGYLRVRHSVVAGLAFNLALLVIFLIVVKFYWPLMNMGSF